In a single window of the Bradyrhizobium sp. ORS 285 genome:
- a CDS encoding chemotaxis protein CheW, with amino-acid sequence MSSKIETTEGAVVEYVTAMIGGQLFGLPISRVQDVFMPERVTRVPLSSTEIAGVLNLRGRIVTVVDMRARLGLARADDGKPPMAVGVDLRGESYGLLIDQIGEVLRLPEESREENPVNLDPRMAKLAGGVHRLDGQLMVILDVDRVLELAADKMAA; translated from the coding sequence ATGAGCAGCAAGATTGAAACCACCGAAGGCGCCGTCGTCGAATACGTCACCGCGATGATCGGCGGCCAGCTGTTCGGCCTGCCGATCTCGCGGGTGCAGGACGTGTTCATGCCGGAGCGGGTGACGCGGGTGCCGCTGTCATCCACGGAGATTGCAGGCGTCCTGAACCTGCGCGGCCGCATCGTCACCGTCGTCGACATGCGGGCGCGGCTCGGCCTTGCCCGCGCCGATGACGGCAAGCCGCCGATGGCGGTTGGCGTCGACCTGCGCGGCGAATCCTACGGCCTCTTGATCGACCAGATCGGCGAGGTGCTGCGGCTGCCCGAGGAGAGCCGGGAGGAGAACCCGGTCAATCTCGATCCGCGCATGGCGAAGCTCGCCGGTGGCGTGCATCGCCTCGATGGCCAGCTGATGGTCATCCTCGATGTCGATCGCGTACTCGAACTCGCCGCCGACAAGATGGCGGCCTGA
- a CDS encoding PleD family two-component system response regulator, which translates to MRTCLVVDDSSVIRKVARRILEGLDFQIVEAEDGEQALEICKRGLPDAVLLDWNMPVMDGYEFLGNLRRMPGGDAPKVVFCTTENDVAHIARALHAGANEYIMKPFDKDIVTAKFQEVGLI; encoded by the coding sequence ATGAGAACGTGTCTGGTAGTTGACGACTCGAGCGTCATTCGAAAGGTGGCCCGCCGCATCCTGGAAGGTCTGGATTTCCAGATCGTGGAGGCGGAGGACGGCGAGCAGGCGCTGGAGATCTGCAAGCGCGGCCTGCCCGATGCGGTGCTGCTCGACTGGAACATGCCCGTCATGGACGGCTATGAGTTCCTCGGCAATCTCCGTCGCATGCCCGGCGGCGACGCGCCGAAAGTGGTGTTCTGCACGACCGAGAACGATGTCGCGCACATCGCACGCGCGCTGCACGCCGGTGCCAACGAGTACATCATGAAGCCGTTCGACAAGGACATCGTCACGGCGAAATTCCAGGAAGTCGGGCTGATCTGA
- a CDS encoding chemotaxis response regulator protein-glutamate methylesterase, producing the protein MSVALASSSIPSSTRQEPLRVMVVDDSVVIRGMISRWIASEPDMVVAASLRTGLEAVNQIDRVNPDVAVLDIEMPELDGIAALPKLLAKKKNLAVIMASTLTRRNAEISFKALSLGAADYIPKPESTREASAADNFHYDLIQKIRNLGAKARRAAAPVAYAPPSAPHVQGLRPAPVARPVAAPMPTPAVPAAALARRAFSTQMPKVLLIGSSTGGPQALMSVVTELGPVIDRFPVLITQHMPPTFTTILAEHLARSSRRPAHEAVDGEIVKAGTIYLAPGGRHMRVTRHGAEVAIALDNGPPINFCKPAVDPLFTSAVEIWQGSTLAVILTGMGSDGMRGGKDIVAAGGSVIAQDEATSVVWGMPGAAANAGICAAILPLNQIAPKLVRLFAGDRS; encoded by the coding sequence ATGAGCGTCGCGTTGGCCAGTTCTTCGATTCCAAGTTCGACCAGACAGGAGCCTCTCCGGGTGATGGTCGTGGACGATTCCGTGGTCATCCGCGGCATGATCTCGCGCTGGATCGCGTCTGAGCCAGACATGGTCGTGGCGGCGTCGCTGCGCACCGGCCTTGAGGCCGTCAATCAGATCGATCGCGTCAATCCCGACGTCGCCGTGCTCGACATCGAGATGCCCGAACTCGACGGCATCGCGGCGCTGCCGAAGCTGCTTGCCAAGAAGAAGAACCTCGCGGTGATCATGGCGTCGACGCTGACACGTCGCAACGCCGAGATCAGCTTCAAGGCGCTGTCGCTTGGCGCGGCGGACTACATCCCGAAGCCCGAGAGCACGCGTGAGGCTTCGGCGGCCGACAATTTCCACTACGACCTGATCCAGAAGATCCGCAATCTCGGCGCCAAGGCGCGCCGCGCGGCTGCGCCCGTCGCCTATGCTCCGCCGTCCGCTCCGCACGTGCAGGGATTGCGGCCCGCGCCGGTGGCGCGTCCGGTCGCGGCCCCGATGCCGACACCCGCTGTGCCGGCTGCCGCCCTGGCGCGCCGCGCCTTCAGCACGCAGATGCCGAAGGTGCTCCTGATCGGCTCGTCGACCGGCGGTCCGCAGGCGTTGATGTCGGTGGTTACCGAGCTCGGCCCGGTGATCGACCGCTTCCCGGTGCTGATCACCCAGCACATGCCGCCGACATTCACGACGATTCTGGCCGAGCATCTCGCGCGTTCGAGCCGCCGTCCCGCCCATGAGGCGGTCGATGGTGAGATCGTCAAAGCCGGGACGATCTATCTTGCGCCGGGTGGACGCCACATGCGGGTGACGCGCCATGGAGCCGAGGTCGCGATCGCCCTCGACAATGGGCCACCCATCAATTTCTGCAAGCCGGCGGTTGATCCGTTGTTCACCTCCGCCGTCGAGATCTGGCAGGGATCGACCCTTGCCGTGATCCTGACCGGCATGGGCTCCGACGGCATGCGCGGCGGCAAGGACATCGTCGCCGCCGGCGGCAGTGTCATCGCGCAGGATGAGGCGACCAGCGTGGTCTGGGGCATGCCGGGCGCCGCCGCCAATGCCGGCATCTGTGCGGCCATCCTTCCCTTGAATCAGATCGCGCCGAAGCTGGTGCGTCTGTTTGCTGGAGACCGTTCGTGA
- a CDS encoding protein-glutamate O-methyltransferase CheR translates to MTPLDYEFLRKLLKERSGLDLSADKQYLVESRLLPLARRANLPGIPELVQKMKSGGEQLTTQVVEAMTTNETFFFRDKIPFDHLREGILPGLIQARASRRSLRIWSAACSTGQEPYSIAMCLREFGPALAGWRIEIVATDLSQEVLEKSKAGLYSQFEVQRGLPIQLLVKYFTQLGELWQLSADIRGMVQHRQLNLLHDFSHLGKFDVIFCRNVLIYFDQDTKAQIFERMAKLMEPDGTLLLGAAESVVGITDAFRPNQERRGLYQINPVRSPRGGAALLPGLKVVAAR, encoded by the coding sequence GTGACCCCCCTGGACTATGAGTTCTTGCGTAAGCTCCTGAAGGAGCGGTCCGGTCTCGACCTCTCGGCCGACAAGCAATATCTGGTCGAGAGCCGGCTGCTGCCGCTCGCCCGCCGCGCCAACCTGCCGGGCATTCCGGAGCTGGTGCAGAAGATGAAGAGCGGCGGTGAGCAGCTCACGACGCAGGTGGTCGAGGCGATGACCACCAACGAGACATTCTTCTTCCGCGACAAGATTCCGTTCGATCATCTGCGCGAGGGCATCTTGCCGGGGCTGATCCAGGCGCGCGCCAGCCGCAGGTCCCTGCGGATCTGGTCGGCGGCCTGCTCGACCGGCCAGGAGCCGTATTCGATCGCGATGTGCCTGCGCGAGTTCGGACCCGCGCTGGCCGGATGGCGGATCGAGATCGTCGCCACCGACCTGTCGCAGGAGGTGCTGGAAAAGTCCAAGGCCGGCCTCTACAGCCAGTTCGAGGTGCAGCGCGGACTGCCGATCCAGTTGCTGGTGAAGTACTTCACCCAGCTCGGCGAACTCTGGCAGCTCAGCGCCGACATCCGCGGCATGGTGCAGCATCGCCAGCTCAATCTGCTGCACGACTTCTCGCATCTCGGCAAATTCGACGTGATCTTCTGCCGTAACGTTCTGATCTATTTCGACCAGGACACCAAGGCGCAGATCTTCGAACGGATGGCCAAGCTGATGGAGCCGGACGGCACCTTGCTGCTGGGCGCCGCCGAGTCGGTCGTCGGCATCACCGACGCCTTCCGGCCCAATCAGGAGCGGCGTGGGCTGTACCAGATCAACCCCGTGCGCAGTCCGCGCGGCGGTGCGGCGCTGCTGCCCGGCCTCAAGGTCGTCGCGGCGCGCTGA